A DNA window from Brassica napus cultivar Da-Ae chromosome C1, Da-Ae, whole genome shotgun sequence contains the following coding sequences:
- the LOC125579970 gene encoding uncharacterized protein At3g60930, chloroplastic-like has product MCSSFYFPHPTTTADDLENLYKVHGVDRSVILDLVSTHETPKIVREGYYRAYISFFHSCGLIFPIPEPILEVLPELGLSLTQLLPNFLRHLVAFLVKAREEGLGFCLSEFRQLVLVKRNKQNPGTFLVSPRPGRHVIEDIPYRDEKWREQFFVFKMDRASMGDFDFSQLPRCWAENIDSVPSGSSSMSDEICGLMRVLRRGRSNWSTFDRTRIQTVFALPVRTERAPLVEESENEAEHSQEVVATPSVQTQSSDRLTRQLVRRSSFRTSGSASRGRASGKSPLILIHDSDDEDVSRENRPPVSLIPGSEDETVAATRKRRRSSEGALPGPSHPWFFSEGDGSSFAAQSDLISLAGRMRSAGCRLPSLASSVEREAYAKVDVASSKVMEAFNEYVVAMEDHVMASRNDKEIESIGFKIKRLSKELEATKREGKKDAEKIEALTEDWRRVHLENKALTSQMVAQRERIAALEVERDRDIRRASRIARRDIAAKYREVLESLKDRWASKKKEVSVELRLQEVTANIDLLTELKDGGLTVDAELARLKGMEGDCEDLSPPPPCQIGRSPSSIFLKS; this is encoded by the exons ATGTGTTCGTCTTTCTATTTCCCTCATCCGACTACTACAGCCGATGATCTCGAGAACCTTTATAAGGTGCATGGGGTTGATCGTTCCGTCATCCTTGACTTGGTCAGTACGCATGAGACTCCCAAAATCGTGAGAGAAGGCTACTACAGAGCCTATATTTCCTTCTTTCACTCTTGCGGTCTTATCTTCCCGATCCCGGAGCCAATACTCGAGGTCCTGCCGGAGCTTGGGTTATCGCTTACCCAGCTTCTCCCGAACTTTCTTAGGCATCTTGTCGCCTTCTTGGTTAAGGCTAGGGAGGAGGGTCTTGGTTTTTGTCTTAGCGAGTTTCGTCAGCTCGTTCTGGTGAAGCGGAATAAGCAGAACCCTGGTACTTTCCTCGTGTCTCCGCGCCCAGGTCGCCACGTCATCGAGGACATCCCTTATCGCGACGAGAAGTGGCGTGAgcaattttttgttttcaagatGGATCGAGCATCTATGGGTGACTTCGACTTCTCCCAACTTCCCCGGTGTTGGGCCGAGAATATCG ATTCAGTTCCTTCTGGAAGCTCTTCAATGTCAGATGAGATTTGTGGTCTGATGAGGGTCCTTCGGAGAGGTCGTTCGAACTGGTCTACTTTTGATCGAACTCGGATTCAAACTGTCTTCGCGTTGCCGGTGAGGACCGAAAGAGCTCCTTTGGTTGAGGAGTCTGAAAACGAGGCCGAACATTCCCAGGAGGTCGTAGCGACTCCTTCTGTTCAGACCCAGTCTTCAGATCGTCTAACTAGACAGCTTGTGAGGAGGTCGTCGTTCCGAACTTCTGGGTCTGCATCGAGGGGCCGAGCTTCCGGAAAATCTCCTTTGATCTTGATTCATGATTCCGACGATGAAGATGTTTCAAGAGAGAATCGACCTCCTGTCTCGTTGATTCCTGGCTCAGAAGACGAGACCGTGGCAGCGACTCGCAAGCGACGTCGGTCATCGGAGGGTGCCTTGCCTGGTCCGTCTCATCCTTGGTTTTTTTCTGAGGGAGATGGTTCTTCGTTTGCGGCCCAAAGCGACCTAATTTCCCTCGCTGGTCGCATGAGGTCTGCGGGATGCCGTCTCCCATCTCTCGCTTCCTCAGTCGAGAGGGAAGCCTACGCCAAGGTTGATGTGGCAAGCTCTAAG GTGATGGAAGCTTTTAATGAATATGTCGTGGCGATGGAAGATCATGTCATGGCTTCTCGGAACGACAAGGAAATTGAGAGCATTGGTTTTAAGATCAAGAGGCTTTCGAAGGAGCTCGAAGCCACCAAGCGAGAAGGGAAGAAGGATGCCGAAAAGATCGAAGCTTTGACAGAAGACTGGAGGAGAGTTCATCTGGAGAACAAGGCTCTCACGTCCCAAATGGTTGCTCAAAGGGAAAGAATTGCGGCGCTCGAGGTCGAGAGAGATCGGGACATTCGCCGCGCTTCTCGTATTGCTCGTCGCGATATCGCGGCTAAATATCGGGAAGTTCTTGAATCTTTGAAGGATAGGTGGGCGAGCAAGAAGAAGGAAGTGTCTGTTGAGCTCCGGCTACAAGAGGTGACCGCCAACATCGATCTCCTGACCGAGCTCAAGGATGGGGGCCTGACTGTGGATGCGGAGCTTGCTCGATTAAAGGGAATGGAAGGAGACTGCGAGGACTTGTCGCCTCCGCCGCCATGCCAGATTGGTCGATCTCCGAGCTCGATCTTCCTCAAGTCTTAG